From the genome of Eucalyptus grandis isolate ANBG69807.140 chromosome 2, ASM1654582v1, whole genome shotgun sequence, one region includes:
- the LOC104435603 gene encoding stemmadenine O-acetyltransferase — protein sequence MKIQVISKETIMPSSATPSPVQTYRFSLLDQLAPPFYVPVVLFYSAPDPEQDFDHVNIYEKLKTSLSECLSCFYPLAGRSKGDEHAVDLGQGAVFVRTRVNARLAKLLANPELKLIVTKRFEFDSASLAALRTKAGDGSTSKSPTLIEAVTALICKAAMNARTEISGNGRSSTVISHVVNLRGRMNPPLPDHSFGNIWRFATATIKEEEDDAELHVLADHLRTAIRKIDDDYVRKLQGEGLRIYERSARTDV from the exons ATGAAGATTCAGGTGATTTCGAAGGAGACAATTATGCCATCCTCGGCAACTCCTAGTCCAGTCCAGACCTACAGATTCTCTCTTTTAGACCAGCTTGCTCCTCCATTCTATGTCCCTGTGGTTTTGTTCTATTCCGCCCCTGACCCTGAACAAGATTTCGATCACGTGAACATCTATGAGAAGCTGAAGACTTCCCTATCAGAATGTCTGAGCTGCTTTTACCCATTGGCTGGTCGGAGCAAGGGAGATGAGCACGCGGTTGACCTCGGCCAAGGAGCAGTCTTCGTGAGAACTCGTGTTAATGCTCGACTCGCCAAACTCCTTGCAAACCCAGAACTGAAATTG ATAGTCACAAAGAGGTTCGAGTTTGATTCGGCCAGCTTAGCCGCTTTGAGAACCAAAGCTGGCGATGGGTCGACATCTAAAAGTCCAACTCTTATTGAAGCCGTGACCGCTCTTATATGCAAAGCTGCCATGAATGCTAGAACTGAAATATCGGGGAACGGAAGGTCCTCAACCGTGATATCGCATGTGGTAAATTTAAGAGGAAGAATGAACCCTCCTCTGCCCGATCACTCTTTTGGCAATATCTGGAGATTCGCCACTGCAACCattaaggaggaagaagatgatgcagAACTGCACGTTTTGGCGGATCACTTGAGGACAGCGATAAGGAAGATCGACGATGATTACGTGAGGAAACTTCAAGGTGAGGGCCTGCGAATCTATGAGAGAAGTGCACGAACTGATGTATAA